The Nitrososphaerota archaeon genome has a window encoding:
- a CDS encoding 4Fe-4S binding protein — MSNVKKWTSESLGVTIEIDYDKCIGAGQCVAVCPTGVYELKDGKSTAPNIDSCIQCCVCVTSCPTGAIKHSSC, encoded by the coding sequence ATGTCGAATGTAAAAAAATGGACTAGTGAAAGTTTAGGAGTGACTATTGAAATAGATTATGATAAATGTATTGGTGCAGGACAATGCGTAGCTGTTTGTCCAACAGGAGTTTATGAACTTAAAGATGGAAAATCAACAGCTCCAAATATTGATTCATGTATACAATGTTGCGTTTGTGTTACATCTTGTCCAACAGGTGCGATAAAACACAGTAGTTGTTAA
- a CDS encoding GNAT family N-acetyltransferase, which yields MLEIAKEILIERLRREDIPYIAEIASICFHGLRNYYDALKWIECNFNAFPRMQYFIAKFGNDIIGYILWMEKGGFRKEAVWELEQIAVLPEYRGKGIGEKLIKESFEAIKKYTHARGSKIKIVLVTTSAENSAQKIYNKVLGAKVECVIKDLFRSDEVIMIARNIDT from the coding sequence ATGTTAGAAATTGCTAAAGAAATACTTATTGAAAGATTAAGAAGAGAAGATATTCCATATATTGCAGAAATTGCATCAATTTGCTTTCATGGATTAAGAAATTATTATGATGCATTGAAATGGATTGAATGCAATTTTAATGCTTTTCCAAGAATGCAATATTTTATAGCTAAATTTGGAAATGATATAATTGGATATATTCTATGGATGGAAAAAGGTGGTTTTAGAAAAGAAGCAGTATGGGAGCTTGAACAAATTGCAGTACTTCCAGAATATAGAGGAAAAGGAATTGGAGAAAAATTAATAAAAGAATCTTTCGAAGCTATTAAAAAGTATACTCATGCAAGAGGTTCTAAAATAAAAATTGTGTTAGTTACAACTAGTGCTGAAAATTCTGCTCAAAAAATATATAATAAAGTTTTAGGAGCTAAAGTTGAATGTGTAATAAAGGATTTATTTAGAAGCGATGAAGTAATAATGATAGCTAGGAATATAGATACTTAA